In Synechococcus sp. RS9909, one genomic interval encodes:
- a CDS encoding glycosyltransferase family 4 protein, with product MALIAVITSFSPSLVNFRLEFLSLLVSRGHQVIAIAPQIDSDTRSKLELISVDLAQFPLSRAGFNPFDDIRSLISLISLLQRFKPDVCLSYFVKPVIYGSIAAKFVAVPKIFALIEGLGDVYTDSPFAHPWAKLTRVLVNFLYKFALLDLNRVIFLNKDDSEQFIAGGIISRPQSFVLGAIGVDLDYFSPPDLPVSAPVFTMIARLVREKGVEDFLNAARIVKAQYPDAFFYLLGGLDDQKKSFTNYDLCRWKSEGIVSFPGHVNVKHFLYQTGVFVLPSYYREGVPRSIQEAMAVGLPVITTDVPGCRDTVVDGLNGFLVPAHNPVSLAQAMIKFIISPEMIVKMGRESRRIASLRYNVHEVNQRLCSLIDL from the coding sequence ATGGCTTTAATTGCGGTAATCACTTCCTTCTCTCCCTCTCTGGTTAATTTTCGTCTTGAGTTTCTTTCGCTTCTTGTTTCGAGAGGTCATCAAGTTATTGCAATCGCACCTCAAATTGATTCTGATACTCGCTCCAAGCTTGAATTAATTTCAGTTGATTTGGCTCAATTTCCTTTATCAAGAGCTGGTTTTAATCCTTTTGACGATATTCGCTCACTTATATCATTGATCTCGCTTCTACAACGTTTCAAGCCTGATGTCTGCTTGTCATATTTTGTTAAACCTGTCATATATGGTTCAATTGCTGCAAAGTTTGTTGCCGTTCCCAAAATATTTGCGCTCATTGAAGGCCTAGGAGATGTTTATACTGATTCACCTTTTGCTCATCCGTGGGCTAAGCTTACTAGAGTTCTGGTGAATTTTCTCTATAAGTTTGCCCTTTTGGATCTCAACCGCGTCATTTTCTTGAACAAGGACGACTCAGAGCAGTTTATTGCTGGCGGCATTATTTCACGCCCACAATCTTTTGTCCTTGGCGCTATTGGTGTTGATCTAGATTATTTTAGTCCTCCAGATCTGCCTGTTTCTGCTCCTGTTTTTACGATGATTGCTCGTCTTGTTAGAGAGAAAGGAGTTGAAGACTTTTTAAATGCCGCAAGAATTGTTAAGGCTCAATATCCTGATGCTTTCTTTTATCTTTTGGGTGGGCTTGATGATCAGAAAAAATCTTTTACTAACTATGATTTATGTCGTTGGAAGAGTGAAGGTATAGTATCTTTTCCTGGCCATGTAAATGTTAAGCACTTTCTTTATCAAACAGGTGTTTTTGTTTTGCCTTCTTATTATCGTGAAGGTGTACCTCGCAGTATTCAGGAGGCTATGGCTGTCGGATTGCCGGTCATTACAACAGATGTCCCCGGTTGCCGAGATACCGTTGTTGACGGATTGAATGGATTTTTGGTACCAGCTCACAATCCCGTTTCCTTGGCCCAGGCGATGATCAAATTTATCATCTCTCCTGAGATGATTGTTAAAATGGGCAGAGAGAGTAGGCGAATTGCAAGTCTTCGCTATAATGTTCATGAGGTCAATCAGCGACTCTGCAGTTTAATTGATTTGTGA